A genomic region of Sphingobacteriales bacterium contains the following coding sequences:
- the surE gene encoding 5'/3'-nucleotidase SurE, translating to MTTKPLSILVTNDDGITAAGIAQLVQVGLKFGKVTVVAPDKPQSGMGHAITISSPLRLTSVSIFEEWGVEAFSCSGTPVDCVKLAKDQILHHAPDICLSGINHGSNAAINVIYSGTMSAAMEAAIEGINAIGFSSLNYDPSADLSACAHYAEQIIHQCLKYGFPASRLLNVNFPNLPLDAIRGIKICRQAEAKWEQIYEKRYDPFKRPYYWLTGDFANEDTHADSDWTALMQGYVSVVPVQHDLTAYRDVDWLREHWQ from the coding sequence ATGACAACAAAACCACTCAGTATTTTAGTAACCAACGATGACGGCATTACCGCCGCCGGTATTGCTCAATTGGTGCAGGTAGGGCTTAAATTTGGGAAAGTAACCGTAGTAGCTCCCGACAAACCGCAATCGGGAATGGGACACGCCATTACTATCAGTTCACCGTTGCGGCTTACGTCAGTTTCTATTTTTGAAGAATGGGGCGTAGAGGCATTTTCCTGCTCCGGCACACCGGTAGATTGCGTAAAACTCGCCAAAGACCAAATTTTGCACCATGCTCCCGATATTTGTTTGAGTGGAATAAACCACGGCTCCAATGCTGCCATCAATGTCATTTATTCCGGCACGATGTCGGCAGCGATGGAAGCCGCCATTGAAGGCATCAACGCTATTGGTTTTTCTTCGCTCAATTACGACCCCTCCGCCGACCTGAGTGCCTGTGCGCACTATGCCGAGCAAATTATCCATCAATGTTTGAAGTACGGATTTCCGGCTTCACGCTTGCTCAATGTCAATTTTCCGAATTTGCCGCTTGATGCCATCAGAGGTATCAAAATATGCCGACAAGCCGAAGCCAAGTGGGAGCAGATTTACGAAAAACGCTACGACCCTTTCAAACGACCCTATTACTGGCTCACGGGCGATTTTGCCAACGAAGACACCCACGCCGACAGCGACTGGACAGCTTTGATGCAGGGCTATGTATCAGTAGTGCCCGTACAGCACGACCTCACCGCCTACCGCGATGTGGACTGGTTGCGCGAGCATTGGCAATAG
- a CDS encoding GNAT family N-acetyltransferase, translating to MIKLLEERENEIVAEFAEICTDYALLMEGQLPTEAGSQGFFTDFPEDSNPEQYLAFGIFEANELIGIIRAVKHYPCKNTMHLPLLLLHPEKRSKGKGKSIYQWFESYTLSKGFERICIAVMKENEKAIAFWKSCGFEMGAALPPKALGKQLHDRLEMKKNFAQVAKPC from the coding sequence ATGATAAAACTGCTGGAAGAACGTGAGAATGAAATCGTAGCCGAATTTGCCGAAATATGCACCGACTATGCTCTTTTGATGGAAGGGCAATTGCCTACCGAAGCTGGTTCTCAGGGTTTTTTCACTGATTTTCCTGAAGACAGCAACCCCGAACAATATTTGGCTTTCGGTATTTTTGAAGCCAACGAACTCATCGGCATCATTCGAGCCGTCAAGCATTACCCCTGCAAAAATACCATGCATCTGCCCTTGCTCCTCCTGCACCCCGAAAAACGAAGCAAAGGAAAAGGAAAAAGCATTTATCAATGGTTTGAAAGTTATACTTTGTCGAAGGGATTTGAGCGTATTTGTATAGCAGTAATGAAAGAAAATGAAAAAGCTATCGCTTTCTGGAAAAGCTGTGGCTTTGAAATGGGTGCAGCCTTACCGCCAAAGGCATTAGGCAAACAATTGCACGACCGCTTGGAAATGAAAAAAAACTTTGCACAAGTAGCCAAACCTTGTTAA
- the idi gene encoding isopentenyl-diphosphate Delta-isomerase codes for MSEEVILVDEQGVAIGSAEKLHAHREGLLHRAFSVLLYNERGEWLLQRRAYSKYHSAGLWSNACCSHPRLHETLEQAAVRRLQEELGIAVGENVLQNLFSFVYRFFDEKSQLWEYEHDTVFAARYDGNVPFAHSEADAILWIVPAALQHWIAAQPDDFSFWFREIVKEMQSRTILFKNPS; via the coding sequence ATTAGCGAAGAGGTTATTTTAGTAGATGAACAGGGCGTTGCTATTGGCAGTGCCGAAAAACTGCACGCCCACCGCGAAGGGCTGTTGCACCGCGCTTTTAGTGTGCTGCTCTATAATGAGCGCGGAGAATGGCTGCTTCAACGCCGCGCTTACAGCAAATACCACAGTGCCGGTTTGTGGAGCAATGCCTGTTGCAGCCACCCGCGCCTCCACGAAACTTTAGAACAAGCCGCCGTCCGCCGCCTACAAGAAGAATTGGGAATTGCTGTTGGCGAAAATGTCCTTCAAAACTTATTTTCTTTTGTATATCGTTTTTTTGATGAAAAAAGCCAACTCTGGGAATACGAACACGATACCGTATTTGCTGCTCGCTACGATGGTAATGTTCCCTTTGCCCACAGCGAAGCCGATGCTATATTGTGGATAGTGCCTGCTGCCTTGCAGCATTGGATTGCCGCACAGCCCGATGATTTCTCTTTTTGGTTTCGTGAAATTGTAAAAGAAATGCAGAGCCGCACAATTTTATTCAAAAATCCTTCCTGA
- the sucD gene encoding succinate--CoA ligase subunit alpha — MSVLVGKQSRVIVQGFTGSEGTFHAQQMIEYGTKVVGGVTPNKGGQKHLDRPVFNTVYDAVRQEDANVSIIFVPPAFAADAIMESAEAGIGVIICITEGIPVQDMVRVKSYLSDKKSRLIGPNCPGVITPGEAKVGIMPGFIHRPGSIGIVSRSGTLTYEAVDQVTKAGLGQSTCIGIGGDPIVGTTTKDAVQLLMNDPDTEAIIMIGEIGGSMEADAAHYIRTYGTKPVVGFIAGQTAPKGRTMGHAGAIVGGEEDTAAAKMKIMRECGIHVVESPAFIGQTVLKALNKLP, encoded by the coding sequence ATGTCTGTTTTAGTAGGAAAACAATCCAGAGTAATCGTGCAAGGCTTCACAGGTTCGGAGGGCACTTTTCATGCGCAACAAATGATAGAGTACGGCACAAAAGTAGTAGGCGGTGTAACGCCGAATAAAGGCGGTCAAAAACACTTAGACCGTCCGGTGTTCAATACAGTGTATGATGCCGTGCGCCAGGAAGATGCCAATGTATCCATTATTTTTGTGCCGCCGGCTTTTGCTGCCGATGCCATCATGGAATCTGCCGAAGCAGGTATTGGCGTTATTATTTGTATCACCGAAGGTATTCCGGTTCAGGATATGGTACGCGTAAAATCGTACCTTTCGGATAAAAAAAGCCGCCTTATCGGACCTAATTGCCCGGGTGTTATCACTCCGGGCGAAGCCAAAGTTGGCATTATGCCCGGCTTTATTCACCGCCCCGGTAGTATCGGTATTGTGTCGCGCTCCGGTACGCTCACCTACGAAGCAGTAGATCAGGTCACTAAAGCCGGTTTGGGACAATCTACCTGTATCGGTATCGGCGGCGACCCTATCGTGGGCACTACTACCAAAGATGCCGTGCAATTGCTGATGAACGACCCCGACACCGAAGCTATTATTATGATAGGCGAAATCGGCGGCTCTATGGAAGCAGATGCTGCTCATTATATCCGAACCTACGGCACTAAACCCGTTGTTGGTTTTATTGCCGGACAAACCGCACCCAAAGGCAGAACCATGGGACACGCCGGTGCTATTGTAGGCGGCGAAGAAGATACGGCTGCCGCTAAAATGAAAATTATGCGCGAATGTGGTATTCACGTTGTAGAATCACCCGCTTTTATCGGGCAAACCGTTTTAAAAGCCCTGAATAAATTGCCTTAA
- a CDS encoding MFS transporter, translating to MSSVSSPMAAADVLLTKHRSQLLWLFVLLNFAHMVDFILMMPLGDRLMKIFAITPQQFSIAVSIYTFSAGLSSFAATFFLDRFDRRPALLVAAGGFVLGTALCGSAYSYWVLLLARCITGIFGGVASSLVLAAISDLYEYHERGKAMGLYSISFSISSIAGVPFGLYLANLYDWHVPFLAVAAFGALIWILMLAWLPSLRKHLQQAVPYASPLTYLKQVLRDSNQVYALCLGFFITIGHFVLIPFFAPYMVRNIGFTQEQIPLIYLVGGSVSVVSSPLLGRLSDRYSSHQVLKVLIALAVIPTLLITHLTAATHLWFIFVVIALFFVLGGGRYIPAQTLMSGAVAAQQRGGFMSLRAAVQNIASGLSSTLAGFIIVQNADGTLGNFSVVGYLSILLTFFCLWFIPRIRVVE from the coding sequence GTGAGTAGTGTATCCTCTCCTATGGCAGCAGCCGATGTGTTGCTGACCAAACACCGCAGCCAATTGCTATGGTTGTTTGTGTTGTTGAATTTTGCGCACATGGTAGATTTTATTTTGATGATGCCCTTAGGCGACCGCCTCATGAAAATATTTGCCATTACGCCCCAACAATTCAGTATTGCCGTTTCTATTTATACTTTTAGTGCTGGATTGAGCAGTTTTGCCGCTACCTTTTTTTTAGATCGCTTCGACCGCCGTCCGGCTTTGTTGGTGGCGGCGGGTGGTTTTGTGTTGGGTACGGCTTTGTGCGGCAGTGCTTACAGCTATTGGGTATTGTTGCTGGCGCGTTGTATTACCGGAATTTTTGGCGGCGTGGCGAGTAGTTTGGTATTGGCTGCCATCAGCGATTTGTACGAATACCACGAGCGCGGCAAAGCCATGGGCTTGTATTCCATTTCTTTTTCTATTTCTTCCATTGCAGGTGTGCCTTTCGGATTGTATTTGGCTAATTTGTATGATTGGCACGTTCCTTTTTTGGCGGTAGCCGCCTTTGGTGCTTTGATATGGATATTGATGCTGGCTTGGTTGCCTTCTTTGAGAAAGCACTTGCAGCAAGCCGTTCCTTACGCATCGCCCCTCACCTATTTAAAACAAGTGCTGCGCGACTCCAACCAAGTATATGCGTTGTGCTTGGGATTTTTTATCACCATCGGACATTTTGTACTCATTCCTTTCTTTGCTCCTTATATGGTAAGAAATATAGGGTTTACTCAAGAGCAAATTCCTTTGATATATTTGGTGGGTGGCAGTGTGTCGGTGGTTTCGTCGCCTTTGCTGGGCAGATTGAGCGACCGTTATAGCAGCCATCAGGTACTGAAAGTACTCATTGCTTTGGCGGTGATACCTACTTTGCTCATTACACATTTGACGGCAGCTACTCATTTGTGGTTTATATTTGTGGTGATTGCTTTGTTTTTTGTATTGGGAGGCGGACGTTATATTCCGGCACAAACACTGATGTCGGGAGCAGTGGCGGCACAACAACGCGGCGGCTTTATGAGTTTGCGCGCTGCCGTACAAAATATAGCTTCAGGATTGAGTTCTACCTTGGCGGGGTTTATTATTGTGCAAAATGCAGACGGTACTTTGGGCAATTTTTCTGTCGTGGGTTATTTATCTATTCTGCTAACCTTTTTCTGCCTCTGGTTTATACCGCGTATTCGTGTGGTTGAATAA
- a CDS encoding shikimate kinase, which yields MNNKQYQPPIRIFLLGFMATGKSTVGALLAQTLQYDFIDLDEYIATRCRKSIKTLISVHGETYFREQEAAALQEMSGFERVVVATGGGTPCFFDNMQFMNNKGCTVYLQTPPEVLYQRLKFQQAHRPLIAHLKGDELMNFIQNTLQQRQLYYQQAQIIIPYRTRNNIALCEEILNAL from the coding sequence ATGAATAATAAACAGTACCAACCTCCTATAAGAATATTTTTGCTCGGATTTATGGCAACCGGAAAAAGTACCGTAGGTGCATTGTTGGCACAAACCTTGCAATACGATTTCATTGACTTAGATGAATACATCGCTACACGCTGCCGCAAAAGTATCAAAACACTCATCAGTGTACACGGCGAAACCTATTTTCGGGAGCAAGAAGCCGCCGCCCTACAAGAAATGTCCGGTTTTGAACGAGTTGTGGTTGCAACAGGCGGCGGAACACCTTGTTTTTTTGACAATATGCAATTTATGAACAACAAGGGCTGTACTGTTTATCTGCAAACACCGCCCGAAGTGCTGTATCAACGGCTTAAATTTCAACAAGCACACCGCCCTTTAATTGCACACCTCAAAGGCGATGAACTGATGAATTTTATCCAAAATACCTTACAACAACGTCAATTGTATTATCAGCAAGCACAGATTATTATACCATATCGCACTCGTAACAATATCGCTTTATGTGAAGAAATTCTAAATGCTTTGTAA
- a CDS encoding UDP-3-O-(3-hydroxymyristoyl)glucosamine N-acyltransferase, producing MQFPQPYRAGDIAAMLSAVCLGNDDELCLGINEIHKVQAGDISFVDHPKYYQKCLQSAASVIIINEAKVANPLQKTLIISEDPFRDYNRLATFFRPLKISSKACGETVNIDETAQIAHNVAIGNHVSIGANTIIYPNVVIYDHTHIGSNVIVHANTTLGSDAFYYKKRTAGNYEKMHSCGRLLIEDNVEIGAGCTIDRGVSGDTIIGAGCKIDNQVHIGHGVVLGKNCLIAAQVGIAGKTSLGNGVTIWGQVGINKSLHIGEGAVVLAKSGVPKSLEGGKVYFGIPVEDARDKMRELAYLKQVPELAQHVWSMVRSNQANENE from the coding sequence ATGCAATTTCCACAACCTTACCGTGCAGGCGATATTGCTGCTATGCTGTCTGCTGTTTGCTTGGGCAATGACGATGAACTTTGTTTGGGTATCAACGAAATACATAAAGTACAGGCGGGCGACATCAGTTTTGTGGATCACCCCAAATATTATCAAAAATGCTTGCAGTCCGCTGCTTCTGTTATTATCATCAATGAAGCAAAGGTTGCCAACCCCCTCCAAAAAACACTCATCATCTCTGAAGACCCCTTCCGCGACTACAACCGTTTGGCAACATTTTTTCGCCCCTTGAAAATAAGCTCCAAAGCCTGCGGCGAAACAGTTAATATTGACGAAACGGCGCAAATTGCTCATAATGTTGCGATTGGAAACCACGTCAGTATTGGTGCAAATACTATTATTTATCCCAATGTGGTCATTTATGACCATACCCACATCGGCTCAAATGTAATTGTACACGCCAACACTACTTTGGGCAGCGATGCTTTTTATTATAAAAAACGCACCGCAGGCAACTACGAAAAAATGCACTCCTGCGGGCGGCTGCTCATTGAAGATAATGTAGAAATCGGCGCAGGCTGCACCATCGACAGAGGTGTTTCGGGTGATACCATTATCGGCGCAGGCTGCAAAATTGACAATCAGGTGCATATCGGACACGGCGTGGTGCTGGGCAAAAATTGTTTGATAGCTGCTCAGGTGGGTATCGCCGGAAAAACTTCGCTCGGCAACGGCGTGACTATTTGGGGGCAGGTGGGCATCAACAAAAGCCTCCATATCGGCGAAGGGGCGGTAGTATTGGCTAAATCGGGTGTGCCCAAATCGCTCGAAGGCGGTAAGGTGTATTTCGGTATTCCGGTTGAAGATGCCCGCGATAAAATGCGCGAACTGGCTTATTTGAAACAAGTACCCGAACTGGCACAACACGTATGGTCAATGGTGCGGAGCAATCAGGCGAATGAGAATGAATAA
- the serC gene encoding 3-phosphoserine/phosphohydroxythreonine transaminase → MKKYNFYAGPAILPAAVIEQLAQGVLNFNGSGLSVAEISHRSSDFTHVMQESRRLVREILQVPDTHEVLFITGGSTHHFAMIPMNFLAKKAAYINTGHWSNKAVEYAQCYGNAEIVASSQDAQFSYIPQNMNIPQDADYCYLTSNNTIYGTQFQQYPACGAVPLVADMCSDIFSKRIDVAQFALIHASAQKNLGAAGTSLVIIDREWAQRNKPRPIPEIFDYAAHIAKASVLNTAAVLSVYSCYLTLQWIAARGLAVIEQDNIAKAAYLYHFLDNSSLFTPRIQGKENRSLMNVVFDIKNPDLEATCLQYAQQHDIVGIKGYKTVGGFRASLYNAMDMEGVQHLVEVLQSFEQKNA, encoded by the coding sequence ATGAAAAAATATAATTTTTATGCGGGTCCCGCTATTTTGCCCGCCGCCGTTATTGAACAATTGGCACAGGGTGTTCTTAATTTCAACGGCAGTGGCTTGTCTGTTGCCGAAATATCGCACCGAAGCAGCGATTTTACGCACGTCATGCAGGAGTCGCGACGCTTGGTGCGCGAAATTTTGCAAGTGCCCGATACCCACGAAGTGCTTTTTATCACCGGAGGCTCTACGCATCATTTTGCTATGATTCCGATGAATTTTTTGGCAAAAAAAGCTGCCTATATCAATACCGGACACTGGAGCAACAAAGCCGTTGAATATGCACAGTGCTACGGCAATGCTGAAATAGTGGCATCTTCCCAAGATGCGCAATTTAGCTATATTCCGCAAAATATGAACATACCGCAAGATGCCGACTATTGTTATCTTACCAGCAATAATACCATTTACGGCACACAATTTCAGCAGTATCCGGCGTGTGGCGCAGTGCCTTTGGTGGCTGATATGTGTTCCGATATTTTTTCAAAGCGTATTGATGTAGCACAATTTGCACTCATTCACGCCAGCGCACAAAAAAATTTAGGCGCGGCGGGTACTTCTTTGGTCATTATTGACCGCGAATGGGCGCAACGCAACAAACCGCGCCCCATACCCGAAATTTTTGATTATGCCGCTCATATCGCCAAGGCTTCGGTGCTGAATACGGCGGCGGTGCTATCGGTGTATTCGTGTTATCTGACTTTGCAATGGATAGCAGCACGCGGCTTGGCTGTAATAGAGCAGGATAATATCGCAAAAGCGGCTTATTTATACCATTTTTTGGATAATAGTTCATTATTTACTCCGCGTATTCAAGGCAAAGAAAACCGCTCTTTGATGAATGTAGTATTTGATATAAAAAACCCCGACTTGGAAGCGACTTGCTTGCAATATGCACAACAACACGATATTGTAGGTATCAAAGGCTACAAAACAGTGGGCGGATTCAGGGCTTCTTTGTACAATGCCATGGATATGGAAGGTGTGCAACATTTAGTGGAAGTGCTGCAATCATTTGAACAAAAAAACGCTTAA